A single Bosea sp. PAMC 26642 DNA region contains:
- a CDS encoding very short patch repair endonuclease — MMAGIRARDTRPEMMIRRGLHRMGYRYRLHDQRLPGRPDLVFPSRRAIIFIHGCFWHGHDCKLFRWPGTRPQFWREKIGGNIARDAKVRLALMTAGWRVMDVWECTLLGRERRTTETVLADCTTFLDGDAAFASVGADRNVVA, encoded by the coding sequence ATGATGGCTGGCATCAGAGCTCGGGACACTCGCCCGGAGATGATGATCCGGCGGGGGCTGCATCGAATGGGATATCGCTACCGACTCCACGATCAGCGGCTGCCGGGGAGGCCGGACTTGGTGTTTCCATCTCGGCGCGCAATAATTTTCATCCACGGCTGCTTTTGGCATGGTCACGACTGCAAGCTGTTTCGCTGGCCGGGAACGCGGCCGCAATTCTGGCGGGAAAAAATCGGCGGCAACATCGCGCGTGATGCAAAGGTGCGGTTAGCGCTAATGACTGCGGGTTGGCGGGTGATGGACGTGTGGGAATGCACACTGCTGGGCCGCGAGCGGCGGACGACCGAAACTGTGCTGGCCGACTGCACTACGTTCCTAGACGGCGATGCTGCCTTTGCATCTGTCGGAGCTGATCGGAATGTGGTGGCCTAA
- the dcm gene encoding DNA (cytosine-5-)-methyltransferase has translation MSAEKPFALWLRQSGITAETAPDELGYSWKQIRRYAAGEAPVPKLVMERVRTLARARLSERPVAKFRFIDLFAGIGGLRLGFDSIGGRCVFTSEWDRWSSRTYAANFLDGDDHVFAGDIRPYGDNPSLVPAHDVLLAGFPCQPFSLAGVCKKNSLGRAHGFDDEKQGNLFFFIRDILKHHKPAAFLLENVKHLERHNGRRTFAVIRDILENELGYRIDFRVISSEPWVPQKRERIFIVGFREDVGFSFGGFDRMIPKPTTWPKLDSILQPHNEVDDKYTLSPKLWQYLQDYRVKHKKAGNGFGYSLFGPDRVTRTLSARYHKDGSEILIDQKPRPRRLTPTECARLMGFEYVTAEGDHCRVREWTIPPEVSDTQAYRQFGNAVVVPVIEAIARYIEPSLCEALARGRAREAMKAVA, from the coding sequence ATGAGCGCCGAAAAACCGTTCGCCCTATGGCTCCGGCAGTCCGGCATTACGGCAGAGACCGCTCCGGATGAACTCGGCTACTCTTGGAAACAAATCCGGCGGTACGCCGCTGGGGAAGCGCCGGTGCCTAAGCTGGTGATGGAGCGCGTGCGTACACTCGCACGCGCGCGACTATCGGAACGGCCCGTGGCAAAATTCCGATTTATCGACCTTTTTGCGGGGATTGGCGGTCTGAGGCTGGGGTTCGATTCCATTGGCGGCCGCTGCGTCTTCACCAGTGAGTGGGACCGTTGGTCGAGCCGGACTTATGCAGCTAATTTCTTGGATGGCGATGACCATGTGTTCGCGGGCGACATCCGCCCGTATGGTGATAATCCCTCTTTAGTCCCAGCCCATGACGTTCTTTTGGCGGGCTTCCCCTGCCAGCCGTTCTCATTGGCGGGTGTGTGTAAGAAGAACTCGCTCGGGCGTGCGCACGGCTTTGACGACGAAAAGCAGGGAAACCTGTTTTTTTTCATAAGGGACATCCTAAAGCATCATAAACCGGCGGCATTCCTGCTGGAAAATGTCAAGCATCTCGAGCGCCATAACGGAAGGCGGACGTTCGCCGTGATCCGAGACATTCTCGAAAACGAACTTGGCTACCGGATTGACTTTCGGGTCATCAGCTCCGAGCCATGGGTGCCGCAAAAGCGCGAACGGATTTTCATCGTCGGCTTTCGGGAAGATGTTGGGTTCAGTTTTGGGGGCTTTGACCGGATGATCCCGAAACCAACAACTTGGCCGAAGCTGGACTCGATCCTACAGCCGCACAACGAGGTTGATGACAAGTACACCCTGTCCCCGAAGCTGTGGCAATACCTGCAGGACTATCGCGTGAAGCACAAAAAGGCTGGCAATGGTTTCGGCTATAGCTTATTTGGCCCCGACAGAGTGACCCGTACCCTGTCGGCTCGCTACCACAAGGACGGCTCGGAGATTTTGATTGACCAAAAGCCGCGCCCCCGTCGTCTGACGCCGACGGAATGCGCGCGTTTGATGGGCTTCGAGTACGTAACCGCGGAGGGCGACCATTGCCGGGTTCGAGAGTGGACCATCCCGCCCGAGGTGTCAGATACCCAAGCATACCGGCAGTTCGGTAACGCCGTGGTCGTGCCAGTGATAGAAGCGATTGCCCGCTATATTGAGCCGTCGCTATGCGAGGCTCTAGCTCGTGGGCGGGCTCGGGAGGCAATGAAAGCCGTTGCCTGA